A stretch of Lathyrus oleraceus cultivar Zhongwan6 chromosome 6, CAAS_Psat_ZW6_1.0, whole genome shotgun sequence DNA encodes these proteins:
- the LOC127093571 gene encoding uncharacterized protein LOC127093571, translating into MLPFRKHMPVVMNSKFLIVPNISWKICRGCLMLIMFLQRRMFCMQEFVQLVLWRSSSALLEKIKEVVKSIDSLMFQAYSTVGTLDYMAPKVLLKKGYGIECDWWSLGAIMYEMLVGYTPFCSDDPRMTCRKIVNWRACLKFPEEPKQDV; encoded by the exons ATGCTGCCATTCAG GAAACATATGCCCGTGGTAATGAACTCCAAGTTCCTGATTGTACCAAATATTTCATGGAAAATTTGCAGAGGTTGTCTGATGCTAATTATGTTCCTACAAAG GAGGATGTTTTGTATGCAAGAGTTCGTACAACTGGTGTTGTGGAGATCCAGTTCAG CCCTGTTGGAGAAAATAAAAGAAGTGGTGAAGTCTATAGACTCTTTGATGTTCCAG GCATATTCAACTGTTGGAACTCTTGACTACATGGCTCCAAAAGTTTTGCTCAAGAAGGGGTATGGAATAGAGTGTGATTGGTGGTCTCTTGGGGCAATCATGTATGAGATGCTTGTTGGATATACTCCATTTTGTTCTGATGATCCAAGAATGACCTGCCGGAAG ATTGTGAATTGGAGAGCATGCCTGAAATTCCCCGAAGAACCTAAACAGGATGTTTGA
- the LOC127092873 gene encoding zinc finger BED domain-containing protein RICESLEEPER 2-like, whose product MGQPNQTIPTEYVMNEVGSTATTKVVGAELVNTQPTKKRKASASGSRQSSACWEHFIRLPDDLVDTPTAACKHCHKKYLCDPRTHGTTNMNHHILKCAKKPRTIDPTQTILTYPSAEGSSLGHVSSKFDKQACRKDLSIFVVLDEQPFSAVEGEGFKYYSKVMQPQFTLPSRRTVARDCFQLHLDEKQKLKAFFKSDCNRVALTTDCWTSIQNQNYLTLTAHFVDNEWNYQKRIISFTVIPNHKGDTVGRKIEEVLRDWGIRNVSTITIDNATSNDVAVAYLHRKISTMNGMMGDGKCFHMRCAAHILNLVVNEGLKDKHLSITSVRDAVRFVKSSPHRASKFKECIEFAGITCKKLVCLDVSIRWNATYLMLEAAEKFQAAFDKLEYEESSYREFFGKGSPPSSDDWDIVRAFISFLKLFYEATNVFSTSQSVSLHSAFHQVSTIYCELKQATMNLNGVFASVGGDMMEKYNRYWGCATKMNKLIYFGIILDPRYKLSYIEWTFKDIYGVGSVFATGLIKSIKESLQKLYDWYKQAYDQNHNRQPLGNGENNVSNDETTAGRPSLMARADAFEQHLEEQDSIDQQNELEGFYSSKCVKRDPKFDLLVWWKHNSTQYPILSTIAKDIFATPVSTVASESAFSTGGRVLETYRSSLKPEMAEALICTQNWLKLSFTYFKDLNLMEDFELSEDIIAEFEEISSTARRGSLPSQPQPSGCA is encoded by the exons ATGGGTCAGCCTAATCAAACTATACCTACTGAATATGTCATGAATGAAGTTGGTTCAACAGCAACAACTAAAGTTGTTGGAGCAGAATTAGTTAATACCCAACCTACAAAGAAGAGGAAAGCTAGTGCAAGTGGTTCTAGGCAATCATCTGCTTGTTGGGAGCACTTTATTAGATTACCAGATGACTTAGTTGATACACCAACTGCAGCTTGTAAACACTGCCACAAAAAATACCTATGTGACCCTAGGACTCATGGCACCACCAACATGAACCATCACATTCTAAAATGTGCAAAGAAGCCTAGAACCATTGATCCCACCCAAACTATTCTGACATACCCCTCTGCAGAAGGATCTAGTTTGGGTCATGTTAGCTCCAAATTTGACAAGCAAGCTTGTAGAAAAGATTTGTCAATTTTTGTGGTTCTAGATGAACAACCATTTAGTGCAGTTGAGGGGGAAGGTTTTAAGTACTATTCTAAAGTAATGCAGCCCCAGTTTACTCTCCCATCTAGGCGTACAGTAGCTAGAGACTGTTTTCAGCTACACTTGGATGAGAAACAAAAACTAAAAGCCTTCTTTAAGTCTGACTGCAATAGAGTAGCACTTACTACTGATTGTTGGACTTCTATCCAAAATCAAAACTACTTAACCCTTACGGCACACTTTGTGGATAACGAATGGAACTATCAAAAGAGAATTATAAGCTTCACAGTTATTCCAAACCACAAGGGTGATACGGTAGGTAGGAAGATTGAAGAGGTGTTAAGGGATTGGGGAATTAGGAATGTGTCTACCATAACTATTGATAATGCAACTTCAAATGATGTAGCTGTAGCATATTTGCATAGAAAAATATCAACTATGAATGGGATGATGGGGGATGGAAAATGTTTTCATATGAGGTGCGCTGCTCACATATTGAATTTGGTGGTAAATGAGGGTTTGAAAGATAAGCATTTGTCTATTACTAGTGTTAGGGATGCTGTTAGATTTGTCAAGTCCTCACCTCATAGGGCATCCAAGTTTAAAGAGTGCATTGAATTTGCTGGAATAACTTGTAAAAAACTAGTATGTCTCGATGTTTCAATTCGTTGGAACGCGACATATTTGatgcttgaggctgcagagaaATTTCAAGCTGCTTTTGATAAGCTTGAGTATGAAGAGTCGAGCTATAGGGAGTTCTTTGGAAAAGGTAGTCCTCCTAGTAGTGATGATTGGGACATTGTTAGAGCTTTCATCTCTTTTTTAAAGTTATTCTATGAAGCAACTAATGTTTTTTCCACCTCTCAAAGTGTGAGTTTGCATAGTGCTTTTCACCAAGTGTCTACGATCTATTGTGAGCTGAAGCAAGCTACTATGAACTTGAATGGTGTTTTTGCAAGTGTGGGTGGGGACATGATGGAAAAGTATAATAGATATTGGGGGTGTGCTACTAAGATGAACAAGTTGAtttattttggaatcattttggatCCAAGATACAAGTTGAGTTATATTGAGTGGACTTTTAAGGATATATATGGAGTCGGATCTGTGTTTGCTACCGGGTTGATCAAATCTATAAAAGAGAGCTTACAAAAATTGTATGATTGGTATAAGCAAGCTTATGACCAAAATCATAATAGACAACCTCTTGGTAATGGTGAAAACAATGTTTCCAATGATGAAACAACAGCTGGCCGTCCTTCACTAATGGCTAGAGCCGATGCTTTTGAGCAACATTTAGAGGAACAAGACTCGATTGATCAACAAAATGAGCTTGAGGGTTTTTACTCTAGTAAGTGTGTCAAAAGGGATCCTAAATTTGACCTTCTTGTGTGGTGGAAACACAATTCAACACAATATCCTATTTTATCTACAATAGCTAAAGATATTTTTGCCACACCAGTGTCTACGGTTGCATCAGAAAGTGCCTTTAGTACGGGAGGGAGAGTCTTAGAAACTTATAGGAGCTCCCTAAAACCTGAAATGGCAGAGGCATTAATTTGCACCCAGAATTGGTTAAAGCTGTCTTTTACCTATTTCAAAGACTTGAACCTCATGGAAGATTTTGAGCTTTCTGAAGATATTATAGCAG AATTTGAAGAAATTTCTTCTACAGCAAGAAGAGGATCTTTACCGTCTCAGCCACAACCTTCTGGTTGTGCTTGA